The Pedobacter cryoconitis genome has a window encoding:
- a CDS encoding M61 family metallopeptidase: MLYVLNLRQKNYYMLLKRIGIGLLMLIAPALVAKAQIKVNYEVSFKEPQAHYAHVNMQVGGLSKEYIDVKMPVWAPGSYLIREFSRNVEGFTATSGKKVLKTEKLKKNTWRVYTDKASTIAINYSVYAFEVSVRTPFIDATHAFLSPTAIFMYPDNQLALSSTVKIIPFEGWSKVSTGLEPVKDQKFTYTAKNYDILFDSPIEVGNQEVFEFTAAGVKHEVAMYGGGNYNAERLKVDMAKVVEQATAIYGENPNKHYTFIVHNFQRGGGGLEHLNSTVLGASRNAYGTEKGYKGFLGLVAHEYHHLWNVKRLRPVALGPFDYENENYTTDLWIAEGFTAYYENKLMLRAGLTTPEEFIGTLTSSMSDVINTPGGYEQSAAMSSFDAWIKYYRPNENSNNSGISYYSKGEIVGMLMDLEIAHASNGKSSLDDVMKAMYEQCKVKGRGYTDAEFKAMVEKISGVSFIDFWAKYVNGTDSVDYKKYLGYAGISVKDAGEKDAYLGVASKPTEGHVLITAVSRNSAAWVDGLNVGDEVISIDDVRAAPSISGMAVLRTKKVGDVIRVRIIRDGVDQEVKVTLKASPNVDLVSSMDPERTELQKAVFKKWTGI, translated from the coding sequence ATGCTATATGTTCTAAATTTGCGTCAAAAGAATTATTATATGCTGTTGAAACGAATAGGAATAGGATTGCTGATGTTAATTGCGCCAGCTCTGGTAGCTAAAGCACAGATTAAAGTCAATTATGAGGTTAGTTTTAAAGAACCTCAAGCCCATTATGCCCATGTAAATATGCAGGTTGGTGGTTTATCTAAAGAATATATTGATGTTAAAATGCCTGTTTGGGCGCCTGGATCTTATTTGATCAGAGAGTTCTCGAGAAATGTAGAGGGATTTACTGCTACCTCAGGCAAAAAAGTACTTAAGACGGAGAAATTAAAGAAAAATACCTGGAGGGTTTATACGGATAAGGCTAGTACTATAGCGATCAATTATAGTGTTTACGCTTTTGAAGTATCTGTGCGTACTCCATTTATAGATGCAACACATGCTTTTTTATCGCCAACTGCAATTTTTATGTATCCTGATAACCAGCTTGCTTTATCGAGCACGGTTAAAATTATTCCTTTTGAAGGATGGAGTAAGGTCTCTACAGGTTTAGAGCCTGTAAAAGATCAGAAATTTACTTATACGGCTAAGAACTATGATATCTTATTTGATAGTCCGATAGAAGTTGGTAACCAGGAGGTTTTTGAATTTACTGCCGCAGGTGTGAAACATGAAGTTGCAATGTATGGTGGCGGAAACTATAATGCAGAGCGCTTGAAGGTTGATATGGCTAAGGTTGTAGAACAGGCAACTGCTATTTACGGAGAGAATCCAAATAAGCATTATACGTTTATTGTACATAATTTCCAGAGAGGCGGTGGTGGTTTAGAACACTTAAATTCTACGGTATTAGGTGCTTCAAGAAATGCTTATGGGACTGAAAAAGGGTATAAAGGATTTTTAGGTCTGGTTGCCCATGAATATCATCATTTGTGGAATGTGAAAAGATTACGTCCGGTTGCTTTAGGGCCATTTGACTATGAGAATGAAAATTATACGACTGATTTATGGATTGCTGAAGGATTTACAGCTTACTATGAAAATAAACTGATGTTACGTGCCGGATTAACTACTCCTGAGGAATTTATTGGGACACTGACCAGTTCTATGTCTGATGTAATCAATACGCCGGGTGGTTATGAGCAGTCGGCTGCGATGTCGAGTTTTGATGCCTGGATAAAATATTACCGCCCGAATGAGAATTCAAACAATAGTGGCATTTCTTATTACAGTAAAGGGGAAATTGTTGGTATGCTGATGGATCTTGAAATTGCACATGCGAGCAACGGAAAGTCTAGTCTGGATGATGTGATGAAAGCTATGTATGAGCAGTGTAAGGTTAAGGGCAGAGGTTATACAGATGCTGAATTCAAAGCCATGGTGGAGAAGATTAGTGGGGTTAGTTTCATAGATTTCTGGGCGAAGTATGTGAATGGTACGGATTCGGTTGATTATAAAAAGTATTTAGGCTATGCAGGAATTAGTGTGAAAGATGCTGGCGAAAAAGATGCTTATCTGGGTGTTGCCTCCAAACCAACAGAAGGCCATGTATTGATTACGGCAGTATCGCGTAATTCGGCAGCATGGGTTGATGGATTAAATGTTGGCGATGAAGTGATCAGTATTGATGATGTTAGGGCTGCACCATCGATTTCGGGTATGGCTGTATTGCGTACTAAGAAGGTTGGTGATGTAATTCGTGTCAGAATTATCAGAGATGGTGTAGATCAGGAGGTTAAAGTTACTTTGAAAGCAAGCCCGAATGTAGATCTGGTTTCTTCAATGGATCCGGAAAGAACGGAATTGCAGAAAGCAGTATTTAAAAAATGGACTGGAATTTAG
- a CDS encoding AMP-dependent synthetase/ligase → MPVTVTRVFDLLKYNLEKFPKDEFISGKSNGVWKKYSTQQFSDAADNLSKGLLQLGMVKGDRIAVMSHNRPEWNIADFAVNQFGGYHVPLYPTLAEHDIKFILENAGVSVFFVEDETLFKKVKPIGEAVNPDLKIYTFDEVPGANHWSKLVEAGAKSEGIDLETYRAAVTPDDVLTLIYTSGTTGTPKGVMLTHNNLVQNFINSAVVVPHGLENALSFLPLSHIFERMIVYLYLYMGVAVYYAESMDTIVADIQSVKPNAFSTVPRLLEKVYDKIMEKGKALTGVKRGIFFWSVALAEQYDMKSGWFYNFKLGIARKLVFKKWQEALGGNIVVIVSGGAALNPRLARIFWAAGMPVFEGYGLTETSPVITVNHFENAMFGTVGPVIDGVEVKIAPDGEVLTRGHNVMKGYYKREDLTAEAIDKEGWFHTEDIGELVNGKFLKITDRKKEIFKTAGGKYVAPQMLENKYKESVLIDHIMVLGENRKFPSALIVPNFEALKSWCTKKGITYTTDVEMVQNSQVLEKYNQEIANGSKDFGKWEQVKRFVLLTKPWSIEGGEFTPKLSLKRKIILEKNKDLIEKMYKDAEDYKSEKHE, encoded by the coding sequence ATGCCTGTAACTGTAACAAGAGTATTTGATTTACTTAAATACAACTTAGAGAAATTCCCAAAAGATGAGTTTATTAGTGGAAAGAGTAATGGGGTATGGAAAAAATATAGCACTCAGCAATTTTCTGATGCAGCTGATAACCTGAGTAAAGGTCTGTTGCAACTCGGAATGGTTAAAGGAGATAGAATCGCTGTAATGTCTCATAACAGGCCAGAATGGAATATTGCAGATTTTGCTGTAAACCAGTTTGGCGGATACCATGTGCCTTTGTACCCTACACTGGCTGAGCATGATATTAAATTTATTCTGGAAAATGCCGGAGTAAGCGTATTCTTTGTGGAAGACGAAACCCTGTTCAAAAAAGTAAAGCCTATCGGTGAAGCGGTTAACCCGGATCTTAAGATTTATACCTTTGATGAAGTTCCAGGTGCGAATCACTGGAGTAAACTCGTGGAAGCAGGAGCAAAAAGCGAAGGAATTGACCTGGAAACTTATCGTGCCGCAGTAACTCCGGATGATGTACTGACCCTGATCTATACTTCTGGTACTACTGGCACTCCAAAAGGAGTTATGCTGACGCATAATAACCTGGTTCAGAATTTTATAAATTCTGCTGTGGTTGTTCCACATGGTTTGGAAAATGCACTCAGCTTTTTGCCGCTGTCCCATATTTTTGAACGAATGATTGTCTATCTGTATCTCTATATGGGGGTAGCTGTATATTATGCAGAAAGCATGGATACTATTGTCGCAGATATTCAATCCGTTAAACCGAATGCTTTTTCTACCGTTCCAAGGTTATTGGAAAAGGTATACGATAAGATCATGGAAAAAGGGAAGGCGCTTACAGGAGTTAAAAGAGGTATTTTCTTTTGGTCAGTTGCATTGGCTGAACAGTATGATATGAAGAGCGGTTGGTTTTATAACTTTAAACTGGGAATTGCCAGGAAGCTGGTATTTAAGAAATGGCAGGAGGCGCTGGGCGGAAATATTGTTGTGATTGTTTCTGGTGGTGCTGCATTAAATCCACGCCTGGCACGTATTTTCTGGGCAGCTGGAATGCCTGTTTTCGAAGGCTATGGATTAACAGAAACTTCACCGGTTATTACAGTTAATCATTTTGAGAATGCAATGTTCGGCACAGTTGGCCCTGTGATCGATGGGGTAGAAGTTAAGATCGCTCCCGATGGAGAAGTACTGACAAGAGGACATAATGTGATGAAAGGTTATTATAAGCGCGAAGATCTGACTGCCGAAGCAATTGATAAAGAGGGTTGGTTTCATACGGAAGATATCGGAGAACTGGTTAACGGGAAATTTCTGAAAATTACTGACCGTAAAAAAGAAATCTTTAAAACCGCTGGTGGTAAGTATGTTGCGCCGCAAATGCTGGAAAATAAATATAAAGAATCAGTGCTGATTGATCATATTATGGTGCTGGGAGAAAATCGTAAGTTCCCGTCTGCATTAATTGTTCCAAATTTTGAAGCATTGAAATCCTGGTGTACTAAAAAAGGGATTACTTATACTACTGATGTTGAAATGGTTCAAAATTCCCAGGTTCTGGAGAAGTATAATCAGGAAATCGCCAATGGCTCCAAAGACTTTGGTAAATGGGAGCAAGTTAAACGTTTTGTGCTGCTCACTAAGCCATGGAGCATTGAAGGAGGTGAATTTACACCTAAGTTAAGTCTGAAAAGAAAAATTATCCTGGAGAAGAATAAAGATTTAATAGAGAAAATGTATAAGGACGCAGAGGACTATAAATCTGAAAAACATGAATAG